The Paenibacillus sp. FSL R7-0345 DNA segment CAGAAGGCTCGGTCCAGAGACTGAGATCACTTTCCTTCCCGCGCCGCTGTCCTGCGTCTCTTCAATACTGTAGACTGAGTCTATAAGCTATACATGAAGGCGACTACGACAACATAAAGGGGAAATGAATCATGAAAAGAAGGTTCACCAGCCAGGTTTTAGGCGGACTGATCCTGATCGGGCTCGGGGGAATGTTCCTGCTTAGGCAGATGGGGTATACCGATTTCAGTATAGGCTCGCTTATTTCAGATTATTGGCCGGTTGTTCTGATCTGGATGGGGCTGCAAAATTTTCTGACGACTAATGACAACAGTTCAAAAGGTTCGTCAGCGTTCTGGGGATTTTTCTTCCTGGCGCTTGGCACGTATTTCCTGGGACGGAATCTGGATTGGTTCGATGTATCGCCAGGCGACTTTTTCAAGCTGCTCTTTCCTGTAATGCTGATCGGCGGCGGACTGTATGTTATCTTCCGGCCGCGCGGCCGCAATATCCCGCCTGTTCCTCCGGCACCCTCCTCACCGCCTGACTTTTATCCGCCCGGACCAGGCACACACGAGCCTGTAGCTCCGCCTAAGCCGCTGGAATCCACTCTGGATGAACAGTTTGAGCAAAAGTTCGGCAAGCCTGCCGGGGAGCGCAGCTGGGATGACTATCTTTCCAAAAACGATGAGGGTACCCAGGAGCAGCATGATCCATCTCGTCATGAGCGCCGGCGCCAGGAGCGCAAGGAACGTCATGCCCACAGACACGGAGAGTGGCATGAGGAATTCCATGAGACGCATAATCATAAGGAAACGACCCAACGTTCGGCGTTTATCGGCGACGTGCATATGGGCAAGGAGCATTTTCAGCTGAAGCACACCAATGTTTCACAGTTCATCGGAGATACGGTGCTTGATCTGACCAATGCGCAGATTCCTTACGGCGAAACCAAGATTAACATTTCTGCTTTTGTCGGCGACATCAAAGTATATATCCCGGATGATATGGATCTGGGGGTTTCGGTCAACAGCAGCTCCTTTATCGGTGATATGCAGGTGCTGGAGCAGACGCGCAGCGGATTTATGAGCAGTGTGCAATGCAAAACGCCTTATTACAAGGAAGCGGGCAAAAAAGTCCGGATTAACGTCAGTGCTTTTATCGGCGATATCAAGGTTAAAACGGTAGGTTAAGGATGGGGACGATCTTCAGCAATACCAAATGGCTGCTGCTGTTGTATTTTCTTCTAAGCGGAGGCGTCGCTGCCGGACTCGTCTACGCAGGGACATGCCTGGGCTACATTGAGATTGTGGATTACCGGATGTGGCTGTATCTTATTCTGGGGATTGTATTGTTTAACGTGGTGGTCGGTTACATATCCGGACAGCGTATCCAGCGGCGGATCGACCATCTGGATCTGAACATGCTTCAGGTGGCCAAAGGCAATCTTTCTGTGCGGATGCCGGAGAGTGACGACCAGTCTTTTGCGAGAGTGTACCACGAGTTCAATATAATGATGGATACGGTTGAAAATAAAATGCAGATTCTGCAGCGGCTCGGCGAGCAGGAAGTGATTGAGAAGGAAAAGGCAGCGGAGAGTGCGGTACTGGAGGAACGGCGAAGGATGGCCCGTGATTTGCATGACACGGTGAGCCAGCAGCTGTTCGCGATCCATATGTCCGCCTCTTCGCTGCCTAAAGTGCTGGAACGCAATGAGCAGCAGGGAATAACCGTTATGCACCAGCTCATTACGATGTCGCAGATGGCGCAGAAGCAGATGAGGGCACTGATTGCCCAGCTGCGTCCGGTTGAGCTGGAAGGCCGCAATCTGTTTGAGGCGCTGGAAAAGTGGTTCCCGGATTACTGCCGGCAGAACGGGCTTAAGGGTGTCAAGGAGATGGAGCAGCAGGGAGAGCTGTCTGAGGCGATTGAGCACCAGCTGTTCCTGATCATCCAGGAATCCATGGCCAATATCGTCAAGCATGCCGGAGCGCGTGTCGTCAGCCTGTCGCTGCGTGAAGGCCCGAGACAGGTCGTGCTGAGTATCAGCGACGATGGTCAGGGATTTGAGAATGTCCAGCATAAGCAGGGATCGTATGGATTGACCACAATGCGTGAGCGTGCGGAGAAGCTGGGCGGCCAGGTGGAGATCATCAGCCGCAAAGGAGCGGGGACAACAATCCGCGTACATATACCAAAGTTTGTTCAAGGCAATTAGGAACAGGAGGAATAGACATGAGTGTCATAAAAATATTGCTGGTTGATGATCATGACATGGTACGGATGGGCCTCAAAACGTATCTGATGCTGGACCCGATGTTCGAGGTCATCGGCGAAGCCGGAAACGGTGAAGAAGCCCTTAATATGTTGCGTGACTGGGGGCAGGAGCATCTGCCCGATCTGGTGCTGATGGATCTGATGATGCCGGTGATGAACGGCGCGGAAACGACAAAGGCGGTGCTGGCCGAGTTCCCGGGCCTTAAGATCGTGATCCTGACCAGCTTTCTCGAGGATGATCTGGTCGTTGATGCCATAGAGGCCGGAGCGGTTAGCTATGTGCTTAAGACCGTTTCTGCCGAGGAGCTGATATATGCCCTGCAAGGCGCTTACCGCGGTATGCCGGTCATGACCGGAGATGTCTCGCAGGCTTTAACCCGCGGCATCCGCCAGCGGACGGTTCAAGGTGATTCGTCCGGTCTTACCGAACGGGAGAAGGAGGTGCTGCTCCTGATTGCTGAAGGCAAGACCAACAAGGATATCGGCGAGGAGCTGCACATCAGCATCAAGACGGTCAAGACGCATGTCAGCAACCTGCTGATGAAATGCGAGCTGGATGACCGCACCCAGCTGGCCATATACGCCCACCGCAAGGGCTGGGCCCAGGGGTAGGCCGTAGAGCTTGCTAATCATATAAAAATCCAAATTTGGCCCCAGTGCATCTGTGCACCGGGGATTTTTTTATTTTATAGAGTAATTTCTATCATCTTTTATCTCTGATTAAATTGTTTTTAATGTAGTGTTAAGGTTTAAAGTACAAAATAAGAACAAGAAGAAAACACAATACTCCTTGTCAGACAGACAAGGCACGGGAGGAAAGCAAACATGGAAGACAACAAAAACAACTTCAATAACTTTAATCGTGATAACGACCCTGCTAACAGCACTAATAATGATAATGCAGAGAACGCCAGCCAAGCCCAATCTTCAGAATCCGGTTCATCCTATTACTACTCGTACGGACCTTTTAAATCGATCAACAACGAAGAAGCTAATCAGGATAACGGAGAGCATTACAACCGCCGCGAGCCTGAGCGTGTAGAGGTTACCGCTCCGCAGCCGGTCAAGCAGCTTCCTTACAGCACATCGCTCCGCACCAACGGTTATGACGGGAACGGCGGACGCGGGAATAGCGGCGGAAACGGTTCGGACGGCGGAAACGGCTGGCAGTACAACAGCAAGCCTAAGAAGCCTGTCAAAGCAGTACTGGTTTCCTTCCTCGCCGGGATGATCGTATTATCCGGTTCGATGTTCGCGGCTGACCGGGGCAACTGGTTCACTGGCGGCCAGGCAACAACGGCATCGGTGGCAAGTACAACAGCCAAAACGGCTGTCGGCAGCGCAAGTGTAACACCTTCAACTTCCACAACCTCATTGCTCACTGGTACAACGGATGTATCCAATGTAGTTGACTCGGTTGGACCGGCTGTAGTGAAAATTGAAACACTGGTGAAAAGCTCCAGCAGAAGCTCATCATCCACAAATCCGAATATGAGTGACCCGTTCTCGCAATTCTTTTTCGGTGACCAGTTCGGGGGCAGCGGTTCTTCCGGAACAGACCGTAACTCGCAGTCGGAGTCAGACAGCAGTTCAGATTCCCAGCTCACTCCTTATGGAATCGGAACAGGCTTTATTTATGAATCCTCCGGTTATATTTTAACTAACCAGCACGTTATCGACGGTGCAGACGTGATTCAGGTTACCGTTGACGGAACTACCAAGCCATACGAAGCAAAGCTGCTGGGCTCCAGCAAAGATCTGGATCTTGCCGTTCTGAAAATTGAAGGTGCTGACTTCCCTACAGTAGCACTGGGCGATTCCGACAGCATCAAGGTCGGCTCTGAAGTTGTAGCGATCGGTAACCCGCAGGGCTTTGATCACACGGTTACTGCTGGTGTACTGAGTGCGAAGGACCGCAGCATTGACATTAACGAAGAAGACGGCAGCGGCACACGCAATTACAAAAACCTGCTGCAGACCGATGCTTCAATCAATCCGGGGAACTCCGGCGGCCCGCTGCTTAACCTGAACGGTGAAGTAATCGGGATGAATGTGGCGGTAAGCACGGATTCACAGGGTATCGGCTTTGCGATCGCAGTGAACACCATTAAAGAGGTTGTAGACAAACTGGAAGCCAACCAGGAAATTCCTAAGGAGCCGGTTCCGTTCATTGGCGCATCGCTGATGACGATTACTGACCAGGTTGCACAGCAGATGGGTACTGATATTAAAGAAGGCTCCGTAGTTGCAGAGATTGTCTTCAAATCTCCAGCTTACACAGCAGACCTGCGCCCTTACGATATCATTACAGGTGTGAACGGCACGAAGTATGCGACCAGCCAGGAGCTGATCACTTATATCCAATCTCTGAAGGTCGGTGACCAGGCTACCCTGAATGTTGTCCGCGACGGCAAAACACTGGACCTGCCAGTGACAATCGGTAACAAAAATGATTTTGATACTACCCAAACCCAAAAGCAATAATCACACCGGACGGTAAGAGCAGACGGAAGGGGCAACCCTTCCGTTTGTGCTGCCGCTGGACGTGAAACCGTACATTCATGCTACAATAGAGAGAAAATGATCTGGACAATGGGGGCTGTTTGATGCGACCGAATATTTTAATTATTGATGATGATGAGAAGATTACTTCCATGCTGCGGCGCGGACTTGCCTTTGAAGGCTATGACGTAAAAACGGCATCCAATGGTGCGGACGGGCTGCGCGCGATTTTGAACAGTGATCCCGATGTCGTTGTTCTGGATGTGATGATGCCCCAGGTGGACGGCTTTGAGGTGTGCCGGCGTCTGCGTGAGGGTGGCAGTACAGTTCCGGTTCTAATGCTGACGGCTAAGGATGAAATTGAGCACCGTGTCAAAGGGCTTGATCTCGGAGCGGACGATTATCTCGTGAAGCCGTTTGCGCTGGAAGAGCTGCTTGCACGTGTGCGGGCGCTGCTGCGCCGTAAGAGCGAGCAGGGCGGAACACCGGATCAGACAGTAAACTATGAGGATATCACACTGGATGTGGACTCGCGCGAGGTGACCCGTGCCGGCAAACGGCTGGAGCTGACTGCGAAGGAGTTCGAGCTGCTGCACCTGTTCATGCAGAATCCGAAGCGCGTCCTGTCCCGTGACCTGATTATGGATAAAATCTGGGGTTATGACTACAGCGGGGAATCCAATGTGCTTGAGGTATATATTGCCATGCTGCGCCAGAAGACGGAGGAGCACGGCGGCAAACGGTTAATTCAGACGATCCGGGGAGCCGGTTACATTCTAAGAGGTGACTAACATGTCTATCAAATTGCGGCTGACAGCCTGGTATTCAGGGATTTTGGCCGTTATGCTGCTGGCCTTATCAGCCGCAATTTACGGTTTTGTCTATTTTAATACGTTTGGGGATCTGAAGGACCGGTTAGTAAAACAGGCATCGCAGGTTGAACCGAAGGTTGGCTTGACCAATGATGGTACTCTTCAGCAGATCCTGGGAGGTCCGGCAGGGCAGAGCCTGTTCGGCCAGCTCTATATTTATGATCTGAATAAGATGATTCCCAGTCCAAATATGACGGAGATTCAGCTTCAATTTAAAATACCGCCAAAGGGCAGTATGGAGAATCAGAAGCAGGAGTTTCTGCAGGCAGAATACAACGGCAACCCTTTTCTGATTTTTCAACAGGGAGTAAATGTGGCTACAAATAACGGTAATTTAGCTGGAGTACTGCAAGTAGCAGTGTATACAGGTGAACAGGTCACGATGCTGAACCGGCTCAAAAACATTCTGCTCGTCGGCTCCTTTGCGACGCTGATTGCCGCGTTTACGTTCGGGCTCTTCCTGGCACGCAAATCGATGAGTCCGATCGGGATGGTTATTGAGGCAGCCAACGGGATTCAGACCGGTAATGACCTTAGTTCACGGATTGAATATAATGGGCCTCCGGATGAAATAGGACGGCTAATCGAGACGGTGAACAGTATGCTTGGGCGGATGGAAGGCTTTTATAAAGACCTTGAGGACTCCTATGCCACCCAGCGGCGGTTCGTTTCAGATGCTTCGCACGAGCTGCGGACACCGCTTACAACGATCCGCGGCAATATTGATCTGCTGCAGAAGGTCTGGGAAATGGACCCTGGCCAGAGCCGGATGAGTGAGGCGGAAATCCGCCAGCTGTCGATTGAGTCAGTCAAGGATATTGCTGATGAGTCGAAGCGGATGAGCCGGCTTGTGGGCGACATGCTCTCCCTGGCGCGTGCCGATACCGGACGCACCTTTGACAAGGAGCCGGTCGCGCTTGAGCCGCTGATGACCGAGGTTGCCCGCAGGGCTTCATTCCTGCCGCGCCAGTCGGAGTGGTCTATAGGTGATTTGAGCCAGATGAACGGCAAATATATCGTCGGCAACAAGGATTACCTGCAGCAGATGCTGTTTATTTTCATCGACAATGCTTTTAAATACACGCCTGCCGGTGAAGTTACAATGGATGCTGTATTCTATCAGAATCAGGTCGGTATCCGGATCAAGGATACGGGGATCGGGATGGACAAGGACGAGGTTCCGCACATCTTTGACCGTTTCTACCGGGCGGATGAATCACGCGGAATGACCGAAGGAATCGGTCTTGGACTGTCGATTGCCAAATGGATTATCGATGAGCACGGAGGCTCCGTCGAGGTGGTTACCCGCCAGGGCGAGGGAACGACGTTTATCATCTGGCTGCCGCTTCTCTTTGCGCCGCCGCTGGAATAGGGTATAATAGACTGGTCCTATTACAGCCGTCATTGACAGCAGAAAGCCGGTGAACATATATGGAAGTCATCAAAATTTCTCCCCGGGGCTATTGCTATGGTGTCGTAGATGCCATGGTAATGGCGCGGCAGGCCGCCCAGAATCTCGACCTGCCCCGGCCGATTTATATACTTGGCATGATTGTACATAACAGTCATGTTACGAATTCTTTTGAGGACGATGGAATCATTACGCTTGACGGGCATAACCGTCTGGATATTCTTGATAAGGTCGACAGCGGCACGGTTATCTTTACCGCACACGGGGTTTCGCCTGAGGTCCGCAAGCTGGCCCGCGCCAAGGGGCTGACTACAGTCGATGCTACCTGCCCGGATGTGACGAAGACGCATGACCTGATTAAAGAGAAGGTAGAGGAAGGCTGCGAGATTATTTATATCGGCAAAAAAGGCCATCCGGAGCCGGAAGGCGCCGTCGGTATTGCGCCGGAGCATGTCCATCTGATCGAGAAGGAAGAGGAGATTGCCAGCCTGAATGTGCCGCCCGGCCGGATCGTTATTACGAATCAGACCACGATGAGCCAATGGGATATCAAGCACATTATGAAAAAGCTGCTGGCAACCTATCCCGGAGCAGAAGTGCATAATGAGATCTGTATGGCTACTCAGGTGCGGCAAGAGGCTGTGGCGGAGCAGGCCGGCCAATGCGACCTGGTCATTGTCGTCGGCGATCCGCGCAGCAATAACTCCAACCGTCTGGCACAGGTATCAGAAGAGATTGCCGGTACGCCGGCCCACCGGATTGCGGATGTGTCTGAGCTGAACATAGAATGGCTGCAAGGGGTTAACAAGGTAGGGGTAACCTCAGGGGCATCCACGCCTACCCCAATTACCAAAGAGCTTATTAACTATCTGGAGCAGTACGATCCGGCAAATCCCGAGACCTGGGAAATCAAGCGTACGGTGAACATGGCGAAGCTGCTGCCGCCGGTCAAGAATAAGACTATCAGCGCTACCTGACGGAAAATGTAGACCTGATCTTATTCGTTATCTATTTCACATGCCTGTGCAGGCACCTGTTTTCCCGTTTTCCGGGGAACAGGTGCCTTTTTATTTGGAAGCATCATCCTTATTTTCCCTTGGCAAGGCCTTTGGCGAATAATACCAGTCTGGTAATTAATGGGGTAATCGGCGTTTTCAACCGGAATAATAAGTTGACGGATGCTGATATATGCGGTAAAATCACTTTAGCGCTTAAAAGCACACACGCGTCGTAGCGTAATAGTATTTGCAGCTGATGACAAAAATATAACCAGGAATATCCTACAAAGGGGAGCTATAATATGATCGTTATTACGTCTAATCAGACACCGCAGGAACAGGTAAATGATATTATTGCCGTTATTGAGAAAGAGGGCCTGCAGGTTCATCTGTCACGCGGTGCGGATCATACCGTAATCGGCCTGATCGGCGGCGTTACACCGAGCCTTGCCGAGCATCTGCGGCAGATGAAGGGCGTGCAGAATGTTGTGAAGATTACCAAATCCTACAAGCTGGCCAGCCGTGATTTCCATCCGGAGGACACCATCATCGATATCCGCGGCGTGAAGATCGGCGGGGAAAATCTCGTTGTTATGGGCGGTCCATGTGCGGTGGAATCCCCTGAGCAGATTGATGAAATCGCCCGGCTTGTCAAAACCTCAGGCGGGCAGGTACTGCGCGGCGGCGCTTTTAAGCCGCGTACAGGTCCGTACAGCTTCCAGGGTGTTGGCGTTGAAGGCCTGACCATGATGGCTGAAGCCGGCAAGAAGCATGGCCTGCTGACCATTACCGAGGTTATGACTCCGGAGTACGTGGATATTTGTGCAGAGCATGCGGACATTCTGCAGGTAGGTACACGTAATATGCAGAACTTCGATCTGCTGCGCAAGCTAGGCACCTGCGGCCGCCCTGTGCTGCTTAAGCGCGGCTTCAGTGCAACCTATGATGAGCTTCTGAACGCGGCCGAGTACATCCTGGCCGGCGGCAACCGTGATGTTATGCTGTGCGAGCGCGGCATCCGTACCTTTGAGACCTACACCCGCAATACACTCGACCTGTCGGCAATTCCTGTACTGCAGAGCCTGAGCCATCTGCCGGTTATTTCTGACCCTAGCCACGGCACCGGCCGCCGCGAGCTGGTAGAACCGATGGCTAAAGCATCTGTTGCAGCCGGAGCTAACGGCCTGATTATTGAAATGCATACAGATCCTGACAATTCTATGACGGGTGACGGGGTACAATCCCTGTTCCCGGATCAGTTCGATAAGCTGCTGAGAGATCTGGAGAAGCTTGCTCCGCTGGTAGGACGCAAATTCTCTGAATCACTTGAAGCTGCACCCATTGCCTGATCAACCTGAAAGAACCTGCTAACCATAGCCTTCTTTCCCGCTGCTGGCCGGGGGAGGGGGCTGTTTTCTATTTTGGCGCTATTCACGAAAGCGTCAGAATATCTTACATTGTAATTAAAAATACCTGACATAAGCATTGACGATGTTAGGTATGAGTTTTATAATGACGACAGTAAAAAAAATAAAAACAAGAACATTTGATACTGAGAGCGGGTTAATGTTCGGAACTTGGGGAGGAATTATTCATGTCGGTTGAAAAAGTGTTGCAAACGATCAAGGAAAACAATATCGAGTGGGTGGATTTTCGCTTTGTAGATTTAGGTGGGCGTGCTCATCATATCTCATTGCCTGCATCTGCAGTTGAGGAAGAAACATTTGAAAATGGTGTGGCGTTTGACGGTTCTTCCATCAAGGGGTTCCGCGGTATTGAAGAATCGGACATGGTTATGATGCCTGATCCGAGCACTATTTACATTGATCCTTTTACAGCTCATCCGACGCTGAATATCATGTGTGACATCTTCACTCCTGATGGCGAACGTTACGAGCGTGACCCGCGTGGTATCGCAGTAAAAGCTGAAGAGTTCCTGCAGGCAAGCGGTGTAGGTACAGCAGCATTCTTCGCCCCTGAGTCCGAATTCTTCATCTTTGACGATGTTCGTTACGAAACTACAATGCACAGCTCTTCCTTCTCCGTAGATTCCGAAGAAGCAGCATGGAACACAAACCGCAAGGAAGAAGGCGGTAACCTGGGCTTCAAAATTGGCGTAAAGGGCGGATATGTTCCGGTAGCGCCAGTGGATTCCCAACAGGATATCCGCAGTGAAATGTGCCGTCTGCTCGGCGAAGCAGGTCTTGAAATCGAACGTCACCACCATGAAGTGGCGACTGCGGGACAAGCGGAAATCAACTTCCGTTTCGATACCCTGAAGAAAACAGCTGACAATCTCCTGACTTACAAATATATTGTGCAGAACACTGCACGCCAGTACGGCAAGGTTGCAACCTTCATGCCAAAACCGCTGTTCGGTGACAATGGTAGCGGGATGCACGTTCACCAGTCGATCTTCAACGGCAGCGAGCCTTTGTTCTACGAAAAAGGCGCTTATGCCAACCTGAGTGAAATGGCTCTGCACTACATCGGCGGTATCCTGTACCATGCTCCGGCACTGATCGCGCTGACTAACCCAAGCACCAACTCGTTCAAACGTCTGGTACCTGGTTACGAAGCACCGGTTAACCTGGTTTACTCCAAAGGTAACCGTTCCGCTGCTGTCCGCATCCCGGTAGCTGCTGTAACACCTAAGGGCTGTCGTATTGAAT contains these protein-coding regions:
- the liaF gene encoding cell wall-active antibiotics response protein LiaF; this encodes MKRRFTSQVLGGLILIGLGGMFLLRQMGYTDFSIGSLISDYWPVVLIWMGLQNFLTTNDNSSKGSSAFWGFFFLALGTYFLGRNLDWFDVSPGDFFKLLFPVMLIGGGLYVIFRPRGRNIPPVPPAPSSPPDFYPPGPGTHEPVAPPKPLESTLDEQFEQKFGKPAGERSWDDYLSKNDEGTQEQHDPSRHERRRQERKERHAHRHGEWHEEFHETHNHKETTQRSAFIGDVHMGKEHFQLKHTNVSQFIGDTVLDLTNAQIPYGETKINISAFVGDIKVYIPDDMDLGVSVNSSSFIGDMQVLEQTRSGFMSSVQCKTPYYKEAGKKVRINVSAFIGDIKVKTVG
- a CDS encoding sensor histidine kinase, giving the protein MGTIFSNTKWLLLLYFLLSGGVAAGLVYAGTCLGYIEIVDYRMWLYLILGIVLFNVVVGYISGQRIQRRIDHLDLNMLQVAKGNLSVRMPESDDQSFARVYHEFNIMMDTVENKMQILQRLGEQEVIEKEKAAESAVLEERRRMARDLHDTVSQQLFAIHMSASSLPKVLERNEQQGITVMHQLITMSQMAQKQMRALIAQLRPVELEGRNLFEALEKWFPDYCRQNGLKGVKEMEQQGELSEAIEHQLFLIIQESMANIVKHAGARVVSLSLREGPRQVVLSISDDGQGFENVQHKQGSYGLTTMRERAEKLGGQVEIISRKGAGTTIRVHIPKFVQGN
- a CDS encoding response regulator transcription factor — its product is MSVIKILLVDDHDMVRMGLKTYLMLDPMFEVIGEAGNGEEALNMLRDWGQEHLPDLVLMDLMMPVMNGAETTKAVLAEFPGLKIVILTSFLEDDLVVDAIEAGAVSYVLKTVSAEELIYALQGAYRGMPVMTGDVSQALTRGIRQRTVQGDSSGLTEREKEVLLLIAEGKTNKDIGEELHISIKTVKTHVSNLLMKCELDDRTQLAIYAHRKGWAQG
- a CDS encoding trypsin-like peptidase domain-containing protein yields the protein MEDNKNNFNNFNRDNDPANSTNNDNAENASQAQSSESGSSYYYSYGPFKSINNEEANQDNGEHYNRREPERVEVTAPQPVKQLPYSTSLRTNGYDGNGGRGNSGGNGSDGGNGWQYNSKPKKPVKAVLVSFLAGMIVLSGSMFAADRGNWFTGGQATTASVASTTAKTAVGSASVTPSTSTTSLLTGTTDVSNVVDSVGPAVVKIETLVKSSSRSSSSTNPNMSDPFSQFFFGDQFGGSGSSGTDRNSQSESDSSSDSQLTPYGIGTGFIYESSGYILTNQHVIDGADVIQVTVDGTTKPYEAKLLGSSKDLDLAVLKIEGADFPTVALGDSDSIKVGSEVVAIGNPQGFDHTVTAGVLSAKDRSIDINEEDGSGTRNYKNLLQTDASINPGNSGGPLLNLNGEVIGMNVAVSTDSQGIGFAIAVNTIKEVVDKLEANQEIPKEPVPFIGASLMTITDQVAQQMGTDIKEGSVVAEIVFKSPAYTADLRPYDIITGVNGTKYATSQELITYIQSLKVGDQATLNVVRDGKTLDLPVTIGNKNDFDTTQTQKQ
- a CDS encoding response regulator transcription factor — protein: MRPNILIIDDDEKITSMLRRGLAFEGYDVKTASNGADGLRAILNSDPDVVVLDVMMPQVDGFEVCRRLREGGSTVPVLMLTAKDEIEHRVKGLDLGADDYLVKPFALEELLARVRALLRRKSEQGGTPDQTVNYEDITLDVDSREVTRAGKRLELTAKEFELLHLFMQNPKRVLSRDLIMDKIWGYDYSGESNVLEVYIAMLRQKTEEHGGKRLIQTIRGAGYILRGD
- a CDS encoding HAMP domain-containing sensor histidine kinase, which gives rise to MSIKLRLTAWYSGILAVMLLALSAAIYGFVYFNTFGDLKDRLVKQASQVEPKVGLTNDGTLQQILGGPAGQSLFGQLYIYDLNKMIPSPNMTEIQLQFKIPPKGSMENQKQEFLQAEYNGNPFLIFQQGVNVATNNGNLAGVLQVAVYTGEQVTMLNRLKNILLVGSFATLIAAFTFGLFLARKSMSPIGMVIEAANGIQTGNDLSSRIEYNGPPDEIGRLIETVNSMLGRMEGFYKDLEDSYATQRRFVSDASHELRTPLTTIRGNIDLLQKVWEMDPGQSRMSEAEIRQLSIESVKDIADESKRMSRLVGDMLSLARADTGRTFDKEPVALEPLMTEVARRASFLPRQSEWSIGDLSQMNGKYIVGNKDYLQQMLFIFIDNAFKYTPAGEVTMDAVFYQNQVGIRIKDTGIGMDKDEVPHIFDRFYRADESRGMTEGIGLGLSIAKWIIDEHGGSVEVVTRQGEGTTFIIWLPLLFAPPLE
- a CDS encoding 4-hydroxy-3-methylbut-2-enyl diphosphate reductase yields the protein MEVIKISPRGYCYGVVDAMVMARQAAQNLDLPRPIYILGMIVHNSHVTNSFEDDGIITLDGHNRLDILDKVDSGTVIFTAHGVSPEVRKLARAKGLTTVDATCPDVTKTHDLIKEKVEEGCEIIYIGKKGHPEPEGAVGIAPEHVHLIEKEEEIASLNVPPGRIVITNQTTMSQWDIKHIMKKLLATYPGAEVHNEICMATQVRQEAVAEQAGQCDLVIVVGDPRSNNSNRLAQVSEEIAGTPAHRIADVSELNIEWLQGVNKVGVTSGASTPTPITKELINYLEQYDPANPETWEIKRTVNMAKLLPPVKNKTISAT
- the aroF gene encoding 3-deoxy-7-phosphoheptulonate synthase, which translates into the protein MIVITSNQTPQEQVNDIIAVIEKEGLQVHLSRGADHTVIGLIGGVTPSLAEHLRQMKGVQNVVKITKSYKLASRDFHPEDTIIDIRGVKIGGENLVVMGGPCAVESPEQIDEIARLVKTSGGQVLRGGAFKPRTGPYSFQGVGVEGLTMMAEAGKKHGLLTITEVMTPEYVDICAEHADILQVGTRNMQNFDLLRKLGTCGRPVLLKRGFSATYDELLNAAEYILAGGNRDVMLCERGIRTFETYTRNTLDLSAIPVLQSLSHLPVISDPSHGTGRRELVEPMAKASVAAGANGLIIEMHTDPDNSMTGDGVQSLFPDQFDKLLRDLEKLAPLVGRKFSESLEAAPIA
- the glnA gene encoding type I glutamate--ammonia ligase; this encodes MSVEKVLQTIKENNIEWVDFRFVDLGGRAHHISLPASAVEEETFENGVAFDGSSIKGFRGIEESDMVMMPDPSTIYIDPFTAHPTLNIMCDIFTPDGERYERDPRGIAVKAEEFLQASGVGTAAFFAPESEFFIFDDVRYETTMHSSSFSVDSEEAAWNTNRKEEGGNLGFKIGVKGGYVPVAPVDSQQDIRSEMCRLLGEAGLEIERHHHEVATAGQAEINFRFDTLKKTADNLLTYKYIVQNTARQYGKVATFMPKPLFGDNGSGMHVHQSIFNGSEPLFYEKGAYANLSEMALHYIGGILYHAPALIALTNPSTNSFKRLVPGYEAPVNLVYSKGNRSAAVRIPVAAVTPKGCRIEFRTPDSTANPYLAFSAMLMAGLDGIKKKINPEEMGYGPLDKNIYELSDADKEKIRSVPGSLNEALDALEADYEFLTEGGVFTKDFIDNYIALKRGEAQEVAIRVHPHEYALYFDV